The Desulfomicrobium orale DSM 12838 genome includes a window with the following:
- a CDS encoding response regulator: MEHLPRLLLIDDEEPFRETLAKRLKETGYEVLDVGSGMDALTLLDREKIDIVITDIQMPGLSGLEILSEIRAKHIGVEVIMLTGHGEVSSAVEGMRLGAYDYLMKPYEYEYLVVKIQEAYRVKRERDQRLKKAEERSLLDKLESSWSPGRRI, translated from the coding sequence ATGGAACACCTGCCACGACTGCTTCTGATCGACGACGAGGAGCCTTTTCGCGAGACACTGGCCAAACGGCTCAAGGAAACCGGCTACGAAGTGCTGGATGTCGGCAGCGGCATGGATGCCCTGACGCTTCTGGACAGGGAAAAAATCGATATCGTCATCACGGACATCCAGATGCCCGGCCTGAGCGGCCTGGAAATCCTGTCCGAGATCCGCGCCAAACACATCGGCGTGGAAGTGATCATGCTCACCGGCCACGGAGAAGTCTCCTCCGCCGTGGAAGGCATGCGTCTCGGCGCTTACGACTATCTGATGAAACCCTACGAGTACGAGTATCTGGTGGTGAAAATCCAGGAGGCCTACCGGGTCAAACGGGAGCGCGACCAGCGGCTGAAGAAAGCCGAAGAGCGCTCTCTGCTGGACAAACTGGAATCCTCCTGGAGCCCTGGCCGGCGGATCTGA
- the ileS gene encoding isoleucine--tRNA ligase has translation MNDYKKTLNLPDTTFPMKASLTQNEPKILEKWRETDAYSAMVHASENGEPYTLHDGPPYANGHIHIGHAMNKILKDIIVKHRNMAGRKARYVPGWDCHGLPIELKVEQELGGKDAFSLLEIRRKCREYALRYLDIQREEFKRLGVFGTWDDPYITMTPAYETATARELANFYATGSVQRNKKPIYWCGSCETALAEAEVEYDDHTSPSIYVRFPLEPKGLSGVFPQADPRRTYIVIWTTTPWTIPDNMAVAVHPEFEYDLIRAGDDFYILAKELAAGCAQRFGWTGWSVAGTASGAALEGLVARHPFYDRPSPVVTADYVTLDAGTGCVHTAPGHGREDYETGLRCGLEILSPLDDQARFLPGVEFFGGKTVQEANPLVAAKLTENGHLLASEKIRHSYPHCWRCKKPVIFRATTQWFITMDNGALREKALHAIDNAVRWVPGWGRERIHNMIRFRPDWCISRQRMWGVPIIALLCADCGEAYFDATWAHGIVDRFATHPRGADYWFEAPVEEVAPAGLSCPSCGGKHWTKEDDILDVWFDSGTSFAAVCEGREECTFPADLYLEGTDQHRGWFHSSLLAAVGTRGVPPYKAVLTHGFVLDGQGRKMSKSIGNVVAPQEIIEKYGAEILRLWVASENYQDDLRISEEILGRLVDAYRKIRNTCRFILGNLNGFDPARTLNASAMFPLDRYALHMVRTRHQAIQAAYENFEFHKVYHALHNLCITELSSYYLDIIKDRLYASGPDSPERRSAQTALYRILLMLLADMAPILSFTAEEIFQHLPQPLRPSGSTIFAMRLPEMDEALLNAKEAEAFELLFAVRGEVTKAIEPLRQSKALGHSLDARVTLFASEGIRERLAGLEPNLRDVFIVSQVLVSADPAPAGAVRTEIPGLAVSVEKAHGEKCARCWIYDENLGTDPDHPQTCPRCTRVLKECHA, from the coding sequence ATGAACGACTACAAAAAAACCCTGAATCTTCCCGACACCACCTTCCCCATGAAGGCCAGCCTGACCCAGAACGAGCCGAAAATTCTGGAAAAATGGCGCGAGACGGACGCATACTCCGCTATGGTTCACGCCAGTGAGAACGGTGAACCCTATACCCTGCACGACGGGCCGCCCTATGCCAACGGGCATATCCATATCGGCCACGCCATGAACAAGATTCTGAAGGACATCATCGTCAAGCACCGCAACATGGCCGGACGCAAGGCCCGGTATGTCCCCGGGTGGGACTGCCACGGCCTGCCCATCGAACTCAAGGTCGAGCAGGAGCTGGGTGGCAAGGATGCTTTCTCTCTGCTGGAAATACGCCGCAAATGCCGGGAATACGCCCTGCGCTATCTGGACATCCAGCGGGAGGAGTTCAAACGTCTGGGCGTCTTCGGCACCTGGGACGATCCGTACATCACCATGACTCCGGCCTACGAAACGGCCACGGCCCGGGAGCTGGCCAATTTCTATGCGACGGGCTCCGTGCAGCGCAACAAGAAGCCCATCTACTGGTGCGGCTCCTGCGAAACGGCCCTGGCCGAAGCCGAAGTGGAATACGACGACCACACCTCGCCGTCCATTTACGTACGTTTTCCCCTGGAGCCGAAAGGACTGTCCGGCGTTTTTCCGCAGGCCGATCCCAGGCGGACGTACATCGTCATCTGGACCACCACGCCGTGGACCATCCCGGACAACATGGCCGTGGCCGTGCACCCGGAGTTCGAGTACGACCTGATCCGCGCAGGCGACGATTTCTACATCCTGGCCAAGGAACTGGCCGCGGGCTGCGCCCAGCGTTTCGGCTGGACCGGATGGAGCGTGGCGGGCACGGCCTCCGGCGCGGCCCTGGAAGGACTTGTGGCCCGCCATCCCTTCTATGACCGCCCCTCTCCAGTGGTCACGGCCGACTATGTGACTCTGGACGCGGGCACGGGCTGCGTGCACACCGCGCCCGGCCACGGCCGCGAAGACTACGAGACGGGCCTGCGCTGCGGACTGGAAATTCTTTCTCCTCTGGATGACCAGGCCCGGTTCCTGCCCGGTGTGGAATTTTTCGGCGGCAAAACAGTGCAGGAGGCCAATCCTCTGGTCGCGGCCAAACTCACGGAAAACGGCCATCTGCTGGCCAGCGAGAAAATCCGGCACTCCTATCCGCATTGCTGGCGCTGCAAGAAGCCGGTCATCTTCCGGGCCACCACGCAGTGGTTCATCACCATGGACAACGGCGCCCTGCGCGAGAAAGCCCTCCACGCCATCGACAACGCTGTGCGCTGGGTACCCGGCTGGGGCCGGGAGCGCATCCACAACATGATCAGATTCCGGCCCGACTGGTGTATTTCCCGGCAGCGCATGTGGGGCGTGCCCATCATCGCCCTGTTGTGCGCGGACTGCGGCGAGGCCTACTTCGACGCGACCTGGGCCCACGGCATCGTGGACCGCTTCGCCACGCACCCGCGCGGAGCCGACTACTGGTTCGAAGCTCCAGTCGAAGAGGTCGCGCCAGCGGGCCTTTCCTGTCCGTCCTGCGGTGGAAAACACTGGACCAAGGAGGATGACATTCTGGACGTATGGTTCGACTCAGGTACGAGCTTCGCCGCCGTGTGTGAAGGCCGTGAGGAATGCACTTTCCCTGCCGACCTGTATCTGGAAGGCACGGACCAGCATCGCGGCTGGTTCCACTCCTCCCTGCTGGCGGCGGTGGGCACCAGAGGCGTGCCGCCTTACAAGGCGGTGCTCACCCACGGCTTCGTTCTGGACGGCCAGGGACGCAAGATGTCCAAATCCATCGGCAACGTGGTCGCCCCGCAGGAGATTATCGAGAAGTACGGAGCGGAGATCCTGCGCCTGTGGGTGGCTTCGGAAAACTATCAGGACGATCTGCGCATCTCCGAGGAAATCCTGGGCCGTCTGGTGGACGCCTACCGCAAGATCCGCAACACCTGCCGCTTCATTCTGGGCAACCTGAACGGTTTCGATCCGGCCCGCACCCTGAACGCTTCGGCCATGTTCCCGCTGGACCGCTACGCCCTGCACATGGTCCGCACCCGGCACCAAGCCATACAGGCGGCCTACGAGAATTTTGAATTTCACAAGGTTTACCACGCCCTGCACAACCTGTGCATCACCGAGCTGAGTTCCTACTATCTGGACATCATCAAGGACCGTCTCTACGCCAGCGGGCCGGACAGCCCGGAGCGCCGCTCGGCCCAGACGGCCCTGTACCGCATTCTGCTCATGCTCCTGGCCGACATGGCCCCAATCCTGAGTTTCACGGCCGAGGAAATCTTCCAGCATCTGCCCCAGCCGCTGCGGCCGTCCGGCAGCACGATATTCGCCATGCGCCTTCCGGAAATGGACGAAGCCCTTCTGAATGCCAAAGAGGCGGAAGCTTTCGAGCTGCTTTTCGCCGTGCGCGGCGAAGTGACCAAAGCCATTGAACCTCTGCGCCAGTCCAAGGCGCTCGGCCATTCGCTGGATGCGCGGGTTACGCTGTTCGCCTCGGAAGGCATCCGGGAGCGTCTGGCGGGACTGGAACCGAACCTGCGGGATGTCTTCATCGTCAGTCAGGTCCTTGTTTCAGCGGACCCGGCTCCGGCCGGAGCCGTGCGGACGGAAATCCCGGGGCTGGCCGTAAGCGTGGAAAAAGCTCATGGTGAAAAATGCGCCCGGTGCTGGATTTACGACGAAAATCTGGGAACGGATCCCGATCATCCCCAGACCTGCCCCCGCTGCACGCGAGTGCTGAAGGAATGCCATGCCTAG
- a CDS encoding SLC13 family permease, whose amino-acid sequence MSGQDVRDNSPDELIMHEEEPQGPTQSNKAMIIKLLVALALGIFIYVLPKPDNLPIEGHKLAAILVPVVFLWVSEAIPIGITALLATALMIMFKVTDSSSAWAPYANRAVMFVMMIIMFGVVLNEVGLAKRLLFWILRFAGTNVKKLSFFITISSTLLSSIFHDATITIIMLFAILPIFQSMGITPKKSNNLSKFFIILIPLAASAGGFGTLLGGGRCPLAVDITQKYILETTGVAVKIGFLKYMLIQFPLCLFTSVATWAVCYLIFRPSEKELPASVKIESMPKMGTAELGVTLIFIAAFVLWFMGDLTGWHVSVVAALALAGFCAPGWVSFKTICDKFPWESWIVFGSGVSLGAAMLKSGLGQFLAESLLPMLQGHNAFVTYYGMGFFGSFLSSMMSNSAAVALSLPITLPMANLMNMSAEAVGMLSPITTSFIMLVIGCPPTIIAYSTGYFSQIEFSKVAIPWCLTLLAIAVTGVLVYWPLIGFGG is encoded by the coding sequence ATGAGTGGACAAGATGTGCGCGACAATTCCCCTGATGAGCTTATCATGCACGAAGAGGAGCCTCAGGGGCCGACCCAGTCTAACAAAGCGATGATTATCAAGCTGCTCGTGGCGCTGGCGCTGGGCATCTTCATCTACGTGCTCCCCAAACCCGACAATCTCCCCATTGAAGGACACAAGCTGGCGGCCATTCTCGTGCCAGTAGTGTTTCTCTGGGTTTCCGAGGCCATTCCCATCGGCATCACCGCCCTTCTGGCCACCGCCCTCATGATCATGTTCAAGGTGACGGACAGCTCCTCCGCATGGGCGCCCTACGCCAACCGAGCCGTCATGTTCGTCATGATGATCATCATGTTCGGCGTGGTCCTGAACGAAGTGGGGCTGGCCAAACGACTGCTTTTCTGGATTCTGCGTTTTGCTGGCACCAACGTGAAGAAACTCAGTTTCTTCATCACCATCAGCAGCACACTTCTGTCCTCCATATTCCATGACGCGACCATCACCATCATCATGCTCTTCGCCATTCTGCCCATCTTTCAGTCCATGGGCATCACCCCGAAGAAGAGCAACAACCTGAGCAAATTTTTCATCATCCTCATCCCCCTCGCCGCGTCGGCGGGCGGCTTCGGCACGCTGCTCGGCGGCGGACGCTGTCCTCTGGCCGTGGACATCACCCAGAAGTACATTCTGGAAACCACGGGCGTCGCCGTGAAAATCGGATTTCTGAAGTACATGCTCATTCAGTTCCCCCTCTGCCTGTTCACATCAGTGGCTACCTGGGCGGTTTGCTATCTGATTTTCCGGCCTTCCGAGAAAGAGCTTCCGGCCTCGGTCAAGATTGAATCCATGCCCAAGATGGGTACCGCCGAACTCGGCGTGACCCTGATATTCATTGCCGCGTTCGTGCTCTGGTTCATGGGCGACCTGACCGGCTGGCACGTCAGCGTGGTGGCCGCCCTGGCCCTGGCCGGATTCTGCGCGCCGGGATGGGTATCCTTCAAGACCATCTGCGACAAGTTCCCCTGGGAATCCTGGATTGTCTTCGGTTCCGGCGTGTCGCTGGGCGCGGCGATGCTCAAGTCCGGTTTGGGGCAGTTTCTGGCTGAATCCCTGCTGCCCATGCTGCAGGGGCACAACGCCTTTGTTACCTATTACGGCATGGGCTTTTTCGGCTCCTTCCTGTCCAGCATGATGAGCAACTCCGCCGCCGTGGCCCTGAGTCTGCCCATCACCCTGCCCATGGCCAACCTGATGAACATGAGCGCAGAAGCCGTGGGCATGCTCTCGCCCATCACCACATCCTTCATCATGCTGGTCATCGGCTGCCCGCCGACAATCATCGCGTACAGCACGGGCTACTTCAGCCAGATAGAATTCTCCAAGGTAGCCATCCCCTGGTGTTTGACGCTTCTGGCCATTGCCGTCACAGGCGTTCTGGTCTACTGGCCGCTGATAGGATTCGGCGGCTGA
- a CDS encoding sensor histidine kinase has protein sequence MSIFGLKDLGTKIAITALSFSLIPLIALGVTMYSMFSSAYHSKVRTNLISLSENKRQGVDLFLREQIAQLRTVAYSNSIEKLSVQENLDSVLASMQVSSRTFIDLGIIDDEGRHVAYSGPYNLTRANYKNEDWFHQVMIRKIYVSDVFEGFRGFPHMIIAVRKQEKGRIWILRATIDSDIFDSLVRWLQLGDKGDAYLVNRAGELQTRPRFGNKSRDIYAPYLGAPFAGTKVREFSSGSEKMFVSGIWLEQKDWVLIIEEDMQGELRPLFEAEAAAWAVVGSGVAFIIIGTLLITRMIVVQQERSNRAEAKLNEELIQSSKMAALGKLAAGVAHEVNNPLAVIREKAGWMRDLLEEEDVRGSANFQEFEEAVDKIEQHVERAGSVVHRMLGFARRMEPVCNDVYLNDVLKQTTAFLDNEIRFRNIELDWALLPDLPSIQSDAAQIQQVVLNLFNNAIDAIGKDGRITVTTTCDQAADTVTVSIRDDGPGMDKEVQHRIFDPFFTTKKVGEGTGLGLSISYSIINKLGGTLRFESEPGEGTEFIITLPVKHHDRKE, from the coding sequence ATGTCGATTTTCGGATTGAAGGATTTGGGGACCAAAATAGCCATCACCGCGCTGAGCTTTTCTCTGATTCCTCTCATCGCTCTCGGCGTGACCATGTATTCCATGTTTTCCTCGGCCTACCATTCCAAAGTGCGGACCAATCTGATCAGTTTGTCCGAGAACAAACGGCAGGGCGTGGATCTGTTTTTGCGGGAACAGATCGCACAGCTGCGCACAGTGGCTTACTCCAATTCCATAGAGAAACTGTCTGTACAGGAGAACCTCGACAGCGTGCTGGCCTCCATGCAGGTCAGTTCCAGAACGTTCATCGACCTGGGCATCATCGACGATGAAGGCCGCCATGTGGCCTATTCGGGCCCCTACAATCTGACCCGGGCCAATTACAAAAATGAGGACTGGTTCCACCAGGTCATGATCAGGAAGATTTATGTCTCCGACGTGTTCGAAGGCTTCCGGGGTTTTCCACACATGATCATCGCCGTCAGGAAGCAGGAGAAGGGCCGGATCTGGATTTTGCGGGCGACCATCGATTCGGACATCTTCGATTCCCTGGTGCGTTGGCTGCAACTGGGTGACAAAGGGGACGCCTATCTTGTGAACCGCGCCGGAGAACTGCAGACCCGGCCCCGGTTCGGCAACAAGAGCAGAGATATTTACGCCCCTTACCTCGGCGCGCCGTTTGCGGGCACCAAAGTCCGGGAGTTTTCCAGCGGCAGCGAAAAAATGTTCGTGAGCGGTATCTGGCTGGAGCAGAAGGACTGGGTTTTGATCATCGAGGAGGACATGCAGGGAGAGCTCCGCCCCCTGTTCGAGGCCGAGGCCGCCGCATGGGCGGTGGTGGGCAGCGGAGTGGCCTTCATCATCATCGGCACGCTTCTCATAACGCGCATGATCGTCGTGCAGCAGGAGCGCAGCAACAGGGCCGAGGCGAAGCTGAACGAAGAGCTGATTCAGTCCAGCAAGATGGCCGCTCTGGGCAAACTTGCCGCGGGAGTGGCTCACGAGGTGAACAATCCGCTGGCGGTCATTCGTGAAAAGGCGGGGTGGATGCGCGACCTTCTGGAAGAGGAAGATGTCCGGGGCAGCGCCAACTTTCAGGAATTCGAGGAGGCCGTGGACAAAATAGAACAGCATGTGGAGCGGGCGGGAAGTGTGGTGCACCGCATGCTCGGGTTCGCCAGACGGATGGAACCCGTGTGCAACGACGTCTATCTGAACGACGTGCTGAAGCAGACGACCGCGTTTCTGGATAACGAAATACGCTTCCGTAACATTGAACTCGATTGGGCGCTGCTTCCGGATTTGCCCAGTATCCAGTCCGATGCGGCCCAGATACAGCAGGTGGTCCTGAATCTTTTCAACAACGCCATCGACGCCATAGGAAAGGACGGCCGCATTACCGTGACCACCACCTGCGATCAGGCTGCGGATACGGTCACCGTTTCCATCCGTGATGACGGTCCGGGTATGGACAAAGAGGTGCAGCACCGTATTTTCGATCCCTTCTTCACCACCAAGAAGGTGGGGGAAGGCACGGGCCTTGGTTTATCCATCAGTTATTCCATCATCAACAAGCTGGGTGGCACCCTCCGGTTCGAGAGCGAGCCCGGAGAGGGCACCGAGTTTATCATCACTTTGCCGGTGAAGCATCATGACAGGAAAGAATAG
- the galE gene encoding UDP-glucose 4-epimerase GalE: MSKKILVTGGAGYIGSHTTLALLEAGYDVVVYDNLSTGRAEAVLPPARLVVADLAETDRLDALMRDEGFAAVLHFAGSIVVPESVENPLKYYDNNTGNTTELIRLTVKNRIPRFIFSSTAAVYGMPSTPAVTEDSPLDPINPYGRSKLMSEWVLQDTAAAHPEFSYIALRYFNVAGADPKGRVGQCTPNATHLFKVASQAALARREALHVFGTDYPTPDGTCIRDYIHVTDLAQAHVLALRHLERGNPSGVFNCGYGRGYSVREIVAAVQKASGVDFPVIDSPRRAGDPPALVADCSRIRQAMDWTPLHDDIHEIALSAYTWEQRL; the protein is encoded by the coding sequence ATGTCCAAAAAAATTCTGGTCACCGGCGGCGCCGGGTATATCGGCTCGCACACCACACTGGCCCTGCTGGAAGCGGGCTATGATGTCGTGGTTTATGACAATCTCTCCACGGGCCGGGCCGAGGCCGTCCTGCCGCCCGCACGGCTGGTGGTGGCCGATTTGGCCGAAACGGACAGGCTGGACGCCCTGATGCGGGACGAAGGCTTCGCGGCCGTCCTGCATTTCGCCGGATCCATCGTGGTTCCGGAGTCCGTGGAGAACCCTCTCAAATACTACGACAACAACACAGGCAACACCACGGAACTGATCCGGCTGACAGTGAAAAACCGAATCCCCCGTTTCATCTTTTCCTCCACGGCGGCGGTTTACGGCATGCCCTCCACCCCGGCCGTGACCGAGGACAGCCCCCTCGACCCCATCAATCCTTACGGCCGCAGCAAACTCATGAGCGAGTGGGTGCTCCAGGACACCGCCGCGGCCCATCCGGAATTCTCCTATATCGCGTTGCGCTATTTCAACGTGGCCGGAGCCGACCCCAAAGGCCGCGTGGGGCAGTGCACACCCAACGCCACACATCTGTTCAAAGTAGCCTCCCAGGCCGCTCTGGCCCGGCGCGAGGCCCTGCATGTTTTCGGCACCGACTACCCTACCCCCGACGGCACCTGCATCCGCGACTATATCCACGTCACGGATCTGGCCCAGGCCCACGTTCTGGCTCTGCGGCATCTGGAGCGGGGCAATCCTTCGGGCGTGTTCAACTGCGGATACGGACGCGGATATTCCGTGCGGGAGATCGTGGCCGCCGTGCAGAAAGCCAGCGGCGTCGATTTCCCGGTCATCGACTCTCCCCGGCGGGCAGGTGATCCTCCGGCGCTGGTGGCCGACTGCTCCCGCATCCGCCAAGCCATGGACTGGACCCCGCTCCACGACGACATCCATGAAATCGCCCTGTCCGCTTACACTTGGGAGCAGCGTCTGTAA
- a CDS encoding sigma 54-interacting transcriptional regulator gives MTLIPTALIVLALMGYATYWASSEFITVALERTSRQHASTTAHMVELLLEQCRTSLLYAARNPLTPDSARKYLEALNALEGLEFSEFGFIPGQGDRPFVFVSRDGMLTELSPEKIGEIRPSPALLYKQASLLKDGEVWFSEFGEVELPFPTSGRPLERISERSLRFVTPYRGPDGEDLGFVYLALDARKVRNILSLHDSNTSPVFAFPRNPKFSRFTYFFDAHGWVLFQSEAVDAAEAPLRTLDVRSTFQGTLGRPGFPEAFRPSDQSRNYWQIVEGTAKGEKGILRSIGGEQSDSPYREHFLAYAPVYFKSGADKNPAVVGGVAFEDRSVLIELAGYKHLDVMLAISVISVLALTVAIFLVARGTTKGLLELALTVKHQNDQGRWEPVTLRETGYEAEMIKDAINALIGTIRAQFEEIRSKDLQIESVVLKEPAELYKDRFSPVIDDMFPEFIGTGRHMQQMKRDIVKASQVDVDVLIEGETGTGKQLAAEAVHRLSQRAVKPFISINCGELDEALLLDTLFGHIRGAFTDGKEDRKGAFLEADGGTLFLDEIQSASLKVQQSLLRALSLRKIKPLGSDRDISVDVRLITATNAELRRLIAEGKFREDLYYRLKVITIQTPALRHHRQNVPVLAMHFLQEGERMAGKTGLVLSRGALRALVSYSWPGNIRELKHLIITAAVMAEGNVIQAEQLGIDAVSEDSAFSGETSFFPADPESSAAAEENSECETAAGMMEMELNRRQMLAWEYAGRNGSITSKELMDILGGSISKRTASYDIQDLVNRGLLTKVGRGPATRYVRTVQKRSA, from the coding sequence ATGACGCTCATCCCCACAGCCCTCATTGTCCTGGCGCTGATGGGATATGCCACATACTGGGCGTCCTCGGAATTCATCACGGTGGCGCTGGAGCGTACTTCTCGCCAGCATGCCAGCACCACGGCGCATATGGTGGAACTGTTGCTGGAGCAGTGCCGGACAAGTCTTTTGTATGCGGCCCGGAATCCACTGACGCCGGACAGCGCGAGAAAATATCTCGAAGCCCTGAACGCCTTGGAGGGGCTCGAATTTTCGGAATTCGGCTTTATCCCCGGGCAGGGAGATCGACCCTTCGTCTTTGTGAGCCGGGATGGGATGCTCACGGAGCTTTCGCCGGAAAAGATCGGAGAAATTCGCCCCAGTCCCGCTTTACTCTACAAACAGGCCTCTCTTCTCAAGGATGGCGAAGTCTGGTTTTCCGAATTCGGCGAAGTGGAGCTGCCTTTTCCTACCAGTGGGAGGCCGCTGGAACGGATATCTGAAAGATCCCTGCGTTTCGTGACGCCTTACCGCGGGCCGGATGGAGAGGACCTCGGCTTTGTCTATCTCGCCCTGGATGCCAGGAAGGTCCGCAACATTCTGTCCCTGCACGATTCCAATACGTCCCCGGTGTTCGCTTTTCCCCGCAATCCCAAGTTTTCCAGATTCACCTATTTTTTCGACGCGCATGGATGGGTGCTTTTTCAGTCCGAGGCCGTGGATGCGGCCGAAGCGCCCCTGCGTACGCTGGATGTCCGGTCCACATTCCAGGGAACCCTGGGCCGGCCGGGTTTCCCGGAAGCGTTCAGACCGTCGGATCAGAGCCGGAATTATTGGCAGATAGTCGAGGGCACGGCCAAGGGAGAGAAAGGCATTTTACGCTCCATTGGCGGCGAACAGAGCGATTCTCCGTACAGGGAACATTTTCTGGCCTACGCTCCGGTGTATTTTAAGTCCGGGGCGGACAAAAATCCTGCCGTTGTGGGCGGCGTGGCCTTTGAAGACAGAAGCGTGCTTATCGAACTTGCCGGGTACAAGCATCTCGATGTCATGCTCGCCATCAGCGTCATTTCGGTGCTGGCGCTCACCGTGGCGATCTTTCTGGTGGCCCGCGGCACTACCAAGGGACTTCTGGAGCTTGCCCTCACAGTCAAACACCAGAACGACCAGGGACGCTGGGAGCCTGTGACACTGCGTGAAACGGGTTACGAGGCGGAGATGATCAAGGATGCCATCAACGCCCTGATCGGAACCATCCGGGCCCAGTTCGAGGAAATCAGATCGAAGGACCTGCAAATCGAATCGGTGGTGCTGAAAGAACCCGCGGAACTGTACAAGGACCGTTTCTCTCCCGTCATCGACGATATGTTTCCCGAATTCATCGGGACAGGCAGACATATGCAGCAGATGAAGCGCGACATCGTCAAGGCCAGTCAGGTGGACGTGGACGTGCTGATAGAAGGGGAGACGGGAACGGGCAAACAGCTCGCGGCCGAAGCCGTGCACCGTCTCTCGCAGCGGGCGGTCAAGCCGTTCATTTCCATCAACTGCGGCGAGCTCGATGAAGCCCTTCTTCTGGACACTCTGTTCGGGCATATCAGAGGCGCATTCACCGACGGCAAGGAAGATCGGAAGGGCGCATTCCTGGAAGCTGACGGAGGCACGCTGTTTCTGGATGAAATTCAGTCCGCGTCCCTGAAAGTGCAGCAGAGTCTGCTGCGGGCTCTTTCTCTGCGCAAGATCAAACCCCTTGGCAGCGACCGGGACATCAGCGTGGATGTGCGTCTGATCACGGCTACCAATGCGGAGCTCAGGCGGCTGATCGCCGAGGGCAAATTCCGGGAAGATCTTTATTACCGGCTGAAAGTCATCACCATCCAGACCCCGGCTCTGCGCCACCATCGTCAGAATGTCCCGGTGCTGGCCATGCACTTTCTGCAGGAAGGCGAACGCATGGCCGGAAAGACGGGACTGGTGCTCTCCCGCGGCGCTCTCAGGGCGCTGGTGTCCTATTCCTGGCCGGGAAATATCCGGGAACTCAAACATCTGATCATCACAGCGGCGGTCATGGCCGAGGGTAACGTCATTCAGGCCGAACAGCTGGGAATCGATGCCGTTTCGGAAGACAGCGCCTTCTCCGGGGAAACGTCTTTTTTTCCGGCCGATCCGGAGAGCTCCGCCGCTGCGGAAGAGAATTCAGAGTGCGAGACGGCTGCCGGCATGATGGAGATGGAACTCAACCGGCGGCAGATGCTGGCCTGGGAATACGCTGGCAGAAACGGCAGCATTACCAGCAAGGAGCTCATGGATATTCTGGGTGGGAGTATTTCCAAGAGAACCGCCAGCTACGATATTCAGGATTTGGTCAATCGGGGCCTGCTGACAAAAGTCGGACGCGGCCCGGCGACCCGGTATGTGCGGACGGTTCAGAAGAGGTCCGCATGA
- the lspA gene encoding signal peptidase II: MPRTAPASPDMGRRYRIIILSGLAVLLLDQLTKIWVQRSIPVWEKGFTVIPGFFDIVHILNRGAAFGFLNRHDIDWQRPFFIVISVLALGLIAALARSKEDDGPFFAYGLGLILGGAVGNLIDRVRLGVVVDFLDFYIGAWHWPAFNVADMGICLGAAGLLVSFYQRRGRHVPDHL, encoded by the coding sequence ATGCCTAGAACCGCGCCGGCCAGTCCGGACATGGGCCGCCGCTACCGGATCATCATCCTGTCCGGTCTGGCCGTGCTGCTTCTGGACCAGCTGACCAAAATCTGGGTCCAGCGGTCCATACCGGTCTGGGAAAAGGGCTTCACCGTCATCCCCGGTTTCTTCGACATCGTACACATTCTGAACCGCGGCGCGGCCTTCGGTTTTCTGAACCGCCACGATATCGACTGGCAGCGCCCCTTTTTCATCGTGATCTCGGTTCTGGCCCTCGGGCTCATCGCCGCCCTGGCCCGCAGCAAGGAGGACGACGGCCCCTTTTTCGCGTACGGTCTGGGCCTCATCCTGGGCGGCGCTGTGGGTAACCTGATAGACCGCGTCCGCCTGGGCGTGGTGGTGGATTTCCTGGATTTCTACATCGGCGCCTGGCACTGGCCCGCCTTCAATGTGGCGGACATGGGTATCTGTCTGGGCGCGGCCGGGCTTCTCGTCTCCTTTTACCAGCGCAGAGGGCGGCATGTTCCCGACCATCTTTGA
- a CDS encoding response regulator, giving the protein MTGKNSAHAVCAGPSVLVVDDEVDFMETLVKRLERRGFRVSGVDGAAAALELLHSNRYDVVVLDVMMPGMNGIELLHEIKTRWENTQVILLSGHGGEDMDMRGIAYGAYAYLVKPVSLNVLVETACKAFEESGIR; this is encoded by the coding sequence ATGACAGGAAAGAATAGTGCCCACGCCGTGTGTGCCGGTCCATCCGTACTCGTGGTGGACGATGAAGTGGATTTCATGGAAACTCTGGTCAAACGTCTGGAGCGGCGGGGATTTCGCGTTTCAGGCGTGGACGGAGCGGCGGCCGCCCTGGAACTGCTCCACAGCAACCGTTACGATGTGGTCGTTCTGGATGTGATGATGCCCGGCATGAACGGCATCGAACTGTTGCATGAAATAAAGACCAGATGGGAGAATACCCAGGTCATTCTGCTCTCCGGGCATGGAGGGGAAGACATGGATATGCGGGGGATAGCTTACGGGGCCTACGCCTATCTGGTCAAACCCGTTTCCCTGAACGTATTGGTGGAGACCGCCTGCAAAGCTTTTGAGGAAAGCGGAATCCGCTGA